A genomic segment from Pararge aegeria chromosome 15, ilParAegt1.1, whole genome shotgun sequence encodes:
- the LOC120630039 gene encoding lysocardiolipin acyltransferase 1-like isoform X2, whose product MYLMFLNHICYRKVVDVLFALWELFPVALFQWCCNTELHHYGDYVDPNETTIIVMNHRTRVDWNYVWIALYHATQKPYKNVECICKGKFIDKPPDVKSDILDVMARGKSKIKFVLKDEIKSIPGMGWIMQLNYFLYVKRNWQEDQVNMSQFVDYYKRLRYQQRVVLFPEGTDLSDDNKRKSQKYALSKKLPNYEYVLHPRTTGWAVLCSRMRSAGLVSVYDVTVAYDTPAQTELDLLRGNLPKHVHFHFKRHPIEDLPCEEDELRIWLQDRWKEKNISLERFHREGTFIDFVSKNPPKKNESKSLHMAKLAFIFWTIIDISFLYFILFSVLFKFWVIYHTLLFLFVTKYFGGFHNIQYRILDKVNFYEKLF is encoded by the exons ATGTATCTAATGTTTCTCAATCACATATGCTATAGAAAAGTGGTAGATGTACTTTTTGCATTATGGGAGCTGTTTCCAGTG GCCTTATTCCAGTGGTGCTGCAACACGGAACTTCATCATTATGGTGATTATGTGGACCCAAATGAAACTACAATCATTGTTATGAATCATCGTACAAGAGTGGACTGGAATTATGTTTGGATCGCTTTGTATCATGCAACACAGAAGCCATATAAAAATGTTGAGTGCATCTGCAAAGGGAAATTTATTGACAAACCTCCAGATGTTAAATCAGACATTTTAGACGTAATGGCTAGAGGGAAATCAaagattaaatttgttttaaaagacGAAATCAAATCTATTCCAGGAATGG GTTGGATTATGCAATTAAACTACTTCCTCTACGTGAAGAGGAACTGGCAAGAGGATCAAGTGAACATGTCTCAGTTCGTGGATTACTACAAAAGGCTGCGATACCAGCAGCGCGTGGTGTTGTTTCCTGAAGGCACGGATTTAAGTGACGACAATAAACGGAAGAGTCAGAAATATGCACTTTCGAAAAAATTACCG AATTACGAATACGTGCTGCATCCGCGTACAACTGGGTGGGCGGTGCTTTGTTCTCGTATGAGGAGTGCTGGCCTGGTTTCGGTTTATGATGTCACAGTGGCTTACGACACACCAGCTCAAACCGAACTGGACTTATTGAGAGGAAATTTGCCTAAACACGTGCATTTCCATTTCAAACG ACACCCTATCGAGGATTTACCCTGTGAAGAGGATGAATTAAGAATTTGGCTTCAAGATCGATGGAAGGAGAAAAATATTAGCCTTGAGAGATTTCACAGAGagg GTACTTTCATTGATTTCGTGTCGAAGAACCCTCCTAAGAAGAATGAATCCAAATCGCTGCATATGGCAAAATTAGCGTTTATTTTCTGGACAATTATtgatatttcatttctttactttattttattcagtgttttatttaagttttgggTTATTTATCATACCTTGCTTTTCCTTTTTGTAACGAAATATTTTGGCGGCTTTCATAATATTCAATATAGAATCTTGgataaggtaaatttttatgaaaagcTTTTTTGA
- the LOC120629950 gene encoding organic cation transporter protein-like, which produces MVQVPINDLIGNFGKYHFWLCFLIFGGKFGVGLHQMAIIVLAPPAVYTCPGNYTCCEHPVYDTTIFTRTIVTEWNLICKKSWLKDFTQTVFQFGVLIGSLLIGIASDRYGRKKALLVSSLLEMFTGVLTAFMPDYWSFTIIRFILGVSVGGVMVTGFVLIIEYVGVIYRDEISTIFHVPFTIGHMSVALFGYIIRDYVIFLLSVSVVNLFMLIYICFLPESPRWLIAKNKTFKAITLMEHIAIINNLPKDDIRPQVETYQLLSIRLGQKKGTAFDLFRKPYLRKNILVVSFISFVSSYCFYGMSQYISHLAGNIFINIVASSGVCMVGCFLAIPLIKFTGRRILVIIFNISCSICLVIIAVIPEGTGSISMGCMGILCSFISFIVIYLYCTEMFPTVVRNSAIGISSMMARLGSMVAPFVAGLRPHGKWCAPIAFGVFPMIAALVCILLPETKGVELPMTIEDDEEMGINSIQQRRTEELTDHAEKQSASKTKTRET; this is translated from the exons ATGGTACAAGTACCCATAAATGATCTCATAGGAAACTTTGGCAAATATCACTTCTGgctttgttttttgatattcGGCGGTAAATTCGGAGTAGGGCTACATCAGATGGCTATCATTGTCCTGGCTCCCCCTGCAGTTTACACTTGCCCAGGCAACTATACGTGTTGCGAACATCCTGTTTATGATACAACAATCTTCACTCGAACTATTGTAACGGAATGGAATTTAATATGCAAAAAGTCGTGGCTTAAGGATTTCACCCAAACTGTTTTTCAGTTCGGTGTTCTTATTGGAAGTCTGTTAATCGGTATTGCTTCTGACAG ATATGGTAGAAAAAAGGCATTGCTAGTATCGTCATTACTAGAAATGTTTACTGGTGTGTTAACTGCTTTTATGCCCGACTATTGGAGTTTCACAATAATTCGATTCATTTTGGGAGTGTCTGTTGGAGGTGTTATGGTGACTGGTTTCGTTTTGATCATTGAATATGTTGGAGTTATATACAGAGATGAAATATCAACTATATTTCACGTCCCATTCACTATTGGTCATATGTCAGTGGCGCTTTTCGGATATATCATAAGagattatgtaatatttttactaagcGTATCAGTTGTGAATTTGTTTATGCTGATTTATATATGTTTCTTGCCCGAATCGCCGAGGTGGTTGATAGCTAAGAACAAAACATTTAAGGCGATAACATTAATGGAGCATATTGCGATAAT AAATAATCTCCCCAAAGATGATATTCGGCCTCAAGTTGAAACATATCAATTGCTATCAATAAGACTGGGTCAAAAGAAAGGAACTGCATTTGACTTATTTCGTAAACCCTATTTGAGGAAGAATATTTTGGTGGTGTCATTTATATCTTTCGTGTCGAGCTATTGCTTTTACGGGATGTCCCAGTACATCAGCCACTTGGCAGgcaatatattcataaacattGTAGCCAGTAGTGGTGTTTGTATGGTTGGCTGTTTCTTAGCTATACCGCTCATTAAGTTCACAGGAAGGAGAATATTAGTTATCATCTTTAACATCTCTTGTAGTATTTGCCTTGTAATAATTGCAGTAATCCCTGAAGGTACAGGCTCTATTAGTATGGGTTGCATGGGCATCTTATGTAGTTTCATATCATTTAtcgttatttatttgtactgtACGGAGATGTTTCCAACTGTAGTTCGGAATTCAGCAATTGGAATATCATCAATGATGGCACGACTTGGTTCTATGGTAGCTCCATTTGTAGCTGGTTTGAGGCCGCACGGAAAATGGTGTGCTCCTATAGCATTTGGCGTATTTCCGATGATTGCTGCACTTGTGTGTATACTGCTGCCCGAGACGAAAGGTGTTGAATTACCAATGACAATAGAAGACGATGAAGAAATGGGAATAAATAGCATTCAGCAAAGACGTACAGAAGAGTTGACAGACCACGCTGAAAAACAATCAGcaagtaaaacaaaaacaagagaAACATAA
- the LOC120630038 gene encoding solute carrier family 22 member 3-like: MPETEDAIETVIGRFGRYQTWIFFLMTIGRFPAEYQLVNVVFILPNSEFVCMDEAAFNISNHCPCKNPQYDQTFIESSVTTNWDLICENRQLASLAQSMLHAGILGGSIFYGHVSDRYGRKTACLLALFCEVLFTALSAAVPKFWMFVVFRFLIGTALGGTMLCCYVFLIELSGTSFRPYITALVEISYISSYLSLPIIAYFVREWRYLQLATSLPWSFVLLYYYLVPESPRWLITTGKKEKAIEVLTYIAKKNKRPIENIRAVVEKVQGEAQSNDREQFGSYLDLFRTPKIRTYALLTAYVWTCCAFTFFGINQYIGKLQGNLFLNVMLSAVSLVPGLFLVVIASLYLKRKVGVLTSFMVASGSLFVFIFIPKNMDTVELVFAIIGQLGAYTAFMQIYLFTSEIFPTIIRNSAMGFVSVFARFGSFTAPFVVNIGIEWVSITIFCVLAFIAASLCYFLPETKDSVLLNTVQQTEKLRSRKINT, encoded by the exons ATGCCAGAAACCGAAGATGCTATAGAAACTGTTATTGGCCGTTTTGGAAGATATCAgacatggattttttttttaatgacaatagGGAGATTCCCAGCTGAATATCAACTGGTTAACGTAGTTTTCATATTACCAAATTCAGAATTTGTGTGTATGGATGAAGCAgcatttaatattagtaatcaTTGCCCATGTAAAAATCCGCAATATGATCAAACTTTTATCGAGAGTTCGGTGACAACTAATTGGGATCTGATATGTGAAAATCGTCAACTGGCTAGTTTAGCTCAATCAATGTTACATGCTGGAATTCTTGGAGGCAGCATATTCTATGGACACGTATCTGACAG ATATGGTCGTAAAACTGCCTGTTTACTTGCACTCTTTTGCGAAGTATTATTTACTGCATTGTCAGCTGCTGTGCCTAAGTTTTGGATGTTTGTGGTATTTCGATTCTTAATCGGTACGGCTCTAGGAGGAACAATGCTCTGTTGCTACGTATTTTTGATTGAACTTAGCGGAACATCTTTTAGGCCATATATAACAGCATTAGTTGAGATATCATATATTTCGTCTTACCTCTCTCTCCCCATCATAGCTTACTTCGTGCGAGAATGGAGATATCTCCAACTGGCTACATCCCTGCCCTGGTCATTTGTCCTTTTGTATTATTACCTAGTACCAGAATCTCCTAGATGGTTAATAACTAcgggaaaaaaagaaaaagccaTAGAAGTTTTGACTTACATAGCGAAAAA GAATAAACGGCCAATCGAAAACATAAGGGCCGTTGTTGAAAAAGTTCAAGGAGAAGCTCAAAGTAACGATCGAGAACAATTTGGATCCTACTTAGACCTGTTCAGAACACCAAAAATTAGAACGTATGCACTGCTCACAGCATATGTGTGGACCTGCTGTGCCTTTACCTTTTTTGGTATTAATCAGTATATTGGTAAACTGCAAGGCAATCTTTTTCTTAACGTAATGCTTTCGGCAGTGAGCCTCGTTCCAGGATTGTTCCTCGTTGTAATAGCTTCCTTGtacttaaaaagaaaagtaggtGTCCTAACAAGTTTTATGGTGGCTAGCGGATCGCTGtttgtattcatatttataCCAAAGAATATGGATACTGTTGAATTGGTATTTGCTATTATCGGTCAACTAGGAGCTTATACAGCATTCATGCAAATTTACCTATTTACTTCTGAAATATTCCCAACTATAATAAGAAATTCAGCAATGGGATTCGTTTCTGTTTTTGCTAGATTTGGAAGTTTCACAGCGCCTTTTGTAGTCAATATAGGAATAGAGTGGGTATCTATTACAATATTTTGTGTATTGGCTTTTATTGCAGCTTCTTTATGTTATTTCTTACCAGAAACTAAAGATTCTGTTCTACTTAATACTGTTCAACAAACAGAAAAGCTAAGAAGTAGAAAGATTAACACAtga
- the LOC120630039 gene encoding lysocardiolipin acyltransferase 1-like isoform X1, whose protein sequence is MAVGLLVCAAWYYTILAGFYILYCPVMYLMFLNHICYRKVVDVLFALWELFPVALFQWCCNTELHHYGDYVDPNETTIIVMNHRTRVDWNYVWIALYHATQKPYKNVECICKGKFIDKPPDVKSDILDVMARGKSKIKFVLKDEIKSIPGMGWIMQLNYFLYVKRNWQEDQVNMSQFVDYYKRLRYQQRVVLFPEGTDLSDDNKRKSQKYALSKKLPNYEYVLHPRTTGWAVLCSRMRSAGLVSVYDVTVAYDTPAQTELDLLRGNLPKHVHFHFKRHPIEDLPCEEDELRIWLQDRWKEKNISLERFHREGTFIDFVSKNPPKKNESKSLHMAKLAFIFWTIIDISFLYFILFSVLFKFWVIYHTLLFLFVTKYFGGFHNIQYRILDKVNFYEKLF, encoded by the exons ATGGCGGTAGGCTTGCTGGTTTGTGCTGCCTGGTATTACACCATCTTAGCTG GTTTTTATATACTCTATTGTCCCGTTATGTATCTAATGTTTCTCAATCACATATGCTATAGAAAAGTGGTAGATGTACTTTTTGCATTATGGGAGCTGTTTCCAGTG GCCTTATTCCAGTGGTGCTGCAACACGGAACTTCATCATTATGGTGATTATGTGGACCCAAATGAAACTACAATCATTGTTATGAATCATCGTACAAGAGTGGACTGGAATTATGTTTGGATCGCTTTGTATCATGCAACACAGAAGCCATATAAAAATGTTGAGTGCATCTGCAAAGGGAAATTTATTGACAAACCTCCAGATGTTAAATCAGACATTTTAGACGTAATGGCTAGAGGGAAATCAaagattaaatttgttttaaaagacGAAATCAAATCTATTCCAGGAATGG GTTGGATTATGCAATTAAACTACTTCCTCTACGTGAAGAGGAACTGGCAAGAGGATCAAGTGAACATGTCTCAGTTCGTGGATTACTACAAAAGGCTGCGATACCAGCAGCGCGTGGTGTTGTTTCCTGAAGGCACGGATTTAAGTGACGACAATAAACGGAAGAGTCAGAAATATGCACTTTCGAAAAAATTACCG AATTACGAATACGTGCTGCATCCGCGTACAACTGGGTGGGCGGTGCTTTGTTCTCGTATGAGGAGTGCTGGCCTGGTTTCGGTTTATGATGTCACAGTGGCTTACGACACACCAGCTCAAACCGAACTGGACTTATTGAGAGGAAATTTGCCTAAACACGTGCATTTCCATTTCAAACG ACACCCTATCGAGGATTTACCCTGTGAAGAGGATGAATTAAGAATTTGGCTTCAAGATCGATGGAAGGAGAAAAATATTAGCCTTGAGAGATTTCACAGAGagg GTACTTTCATTGATTTCGTGTCGAAGAACCCTCCTAAGAAGAATGAATCCAAATCGCTGCATATGGCAAAATTAGCGTTTATTTTCTGGACAATTATtgatatttcatttctttactttattttattcagtgttttatttaagttttgggTTATTTATCATACCTTGCTTTTCCTTTTTGTAACGAAATATTTTGGCGGCTTTCATAATATTCAATATAGAATCTTGgataaggtaaatttttatgaaaagcTTTTTTGA
- the LOC120629971 gene encoding organic cation transporter-like protein: MEMQNHKEENGGTTNETAPTQDLIQKATGSFGKYQLCLCLLIFLTKFPVAFHQMAIIFLSPKVEYTCKNSFSNATCPCPEPEYNTSIFTNTIIMEWDLICDRKWLTSFTQTLFQLGTLLGSVCFGMASDRFGRKKPLLLAVVIQVSMGITAAYVPEFWTFTFIRFLVGMSVGGTMVTGFVIVMEFVGTKYRDIISALYQTPFNLGHMLLPVFGYYFRDYTKFQFAISLPTIILLSYFFLVPETARWLIAVKRTDEAVLVLERVAKINNRPTENIRRDVELYQESVEKNQLKKGSILDLFRTPNLRKNIAAMSFNWLTCSYCFYGVSQYVGQLSGNVFTNVAAGASVTLLGTLMSIPLMKLIGRKTILIIFNFICALCLFILAFIPEGNVGSVILASIGEVASFINFVVVYLYCTELFPTVVRNAAIGFSSMMARVGSMLAPFVIEMKDVAEWMPPVAFAVFPLIAAFVTFALPETKGCELMTTIEEGEQFGKKSKASDNKD; the protein is encoded by the exons GGGGTACAACGAATGAAACAGCACCGACGCAGGACCTAATTCAGAAGGCAACAGGCTCTTTCGGCAAATATCAGCTATGTCTTTGTTTACTGATATTTCTAACCAAATTCCCGGTGGCATTTCATCAGATGGCCATTATATTCCTGTCGCCAAAAGTGGAGTATACTTGTAAGAATTCCTTCAGTAATGCCACTTGTCCTTGCCCAGAGCCAGAATATAATACCTCGATATTTACGAATACAATAATTATGGAGTGGGATTTAATATGCGACAGGAAATGGCTGACTAGTTTTACACAGACTTTGTTCCAATTGGGAACGTTACTGGGCAGTGTGTGCTTTGGAATGGCTTCCGATAG GTTTGGACGAAAGAAACCTTTATTGCTTGCAGTGGTAATACAAGTTTCTATGGGAATAACTGCTGCCTATGTTCCCGAATTTTGGACATTTACGTTCATTCGCTTCTTGGTGGGGATGTCCGTTGGTGGCACAATGGTTACGGGATTCGTCATCGTCATGGAGTTCGTTGGCACAAAGTATCGAGACATTATTTCGGCATTGTACCAAACACCTTTCAATTTGGGCCATATGTTGCTACCGGTTTTCGGATACTACTTCAGAGACTACACAAAGTTTCAATTCGCAATTTCGTTGCCGACAATCATTCTGCTGTCCTACTTCTTTTTGGTGCCCGAAACTGCGCGTTGGCTGATAGCAGTCAAAAGAACAGACGAGGCGGTTCTTGTTTTAGAACGAGTAGCTAAAat aaacaaTCGTCCAACAGAAAATATCCGAAGGGATGTCGAGTTATATCAAGAATCCGTAGAAAAGAATCAACTCAAAAAAGGCAGTATTCTGGACCTTTTTAGAACACCCAATCTAAGAAAAAATATCGCTGCGATGTCATTTAATTGGTTAACTTGCAGCTATTGTTTTTACGGTGTATCACAGTACGTTGGCCAGTTAAGTGGAAATGTTTTCACAAATGTTGCAGCTGGCGCCAGTGTAACGTTACTTGGCACACTTATGTCCATTCCCTTGATGAAACTTATCGGTAGGAAAACCATCTTGATAATATTTAACTTCATATGTGccttgtgtttgtttattttagcgTTCATTCCAGAAGGGAATGTAGGATCAGTTATACTTGCTAGTATAGGTGAAGTAGCTAGTTTTATCAATTTTGTGGTTGTCTATTTATATTGCACTGAATTGTTCCCGACAGTAGTACGGAATGCTGCTATTGGATTCTCTTCAATGATGGCCCGAGTGGGTTCTATGTTGGCGCCTTTTGTTATAGAAATGAAAGATGTCGCGGAATGGATGCCCCCCGTGGCATTCGCCGTATTTCCGCTTATAGCAGCGTTTGTTACGTTTGCCCTTCCTGAAACTAAAGGATGTGAGCTCATGACAACTATTGAAGAAGGAGAACAATTCGGTAAAAAGagcaaagcaagtgataataaagactag